Proteins encoded together in one Carya illinoinensis cultivar Pawnee chromosome 3, C.illinoinensisPawnee_v1, whole genome shotgun sequence window:
- the LOC122304114 gene encoding pentatricopeptide repeat-containing protein At4g21065-like isoform X2 → MRRCCLSSCFIPTRLSKRAHFLTLDCLTTNTTKFEFRRFQSFWYHSSPVHYLTAESAVGIHHAKAVKSGSFQHLNVANHFLNLSVKSQDLNYAHKLFNEISDRDVRTWTILMSGYARIGVSTMVLDLLREMRIEGVHPNQFSLSIVFKCCSSTSDLRMGMGIHGWILRSGINLDVVLDNSILDFYVKCGSFDHAKTLFSVMVERDTVSWNIMVGAYMHLGDMEKSLAMFNSMPSKDVASWNTILDGLMRNGYERTALELLYEMANNGHELNKVTFSIALVLVSSLSIMELGRQIHGRALKFGFEKDGFVRTSLIDMYCKCGKMEKASVIFRKRPLDCVGTQNSKITFGEPTAEIVSWSSMVSGYVQNGEFKDALKMFISMVHEQVEVDRFTITSIVSACADAGILELGRQIHAYIQKVGYTLDVYLSSSLVYMYAKCGSLDDAWKIFKQTVHPNVVLWTAMITGSALHGQGRKAIWLFEQMVHEGIKPNEVTFVGVLTACSHAGLLEEGSKYFRLMKEVYGIKPGVEHFTCMVDLYGRAGHLDKVEAFIHENAISDLSGVWRSFLSSCTLHKNIEMGKWVSEKLLQLEPLEAGPYVLLSNMCSTNDRWVEAANVRSLMRRRMVKKVPGQSWIQLKNQVHTFVMGDRSHPQETDIYSFLDELTGRLKEIGYSSNVNLVMQDVEEEQREVLLGYHSEKLALVYGIISTTSEMPIQIMKNLRICIDCHSFVKYTSQLLHREIIVRDMHRFHHFKSGHCTCGDYC, encoded by the exons ATGAGACGGTGTTGTCTCAGCTCATGCTTTATCCCAACTAGACTTTCTAAACGAGCCCACTTTCTCACTCTGGATTGTTTAACCACAAACACCACCAAGTTTGAGTTTCGTCGATTCCAATCCTTTTGGTACCACTCTTCACCAGTACATTATTTAACGGCTGAGTCAGCAGTCGGCATACATCATGCTAAGGCGGTAAAGAGCGGCTCTTTCCAACATTTGAATGTGGCtaatcattttctaaatctTTCTGTGAAATCTCAAGATTTAAATTATGCACATAAGTTGTTCAACGAAATTTCTGATAGAGATGTCCGTACGTGGACAATTCTTATGTCTGGCTATGCTCGAATTGGGGTATCTACAATGGTGTTGGACCTCCTTAGAGAGATGCGAATTGAGGGTGTCCATCCAAACCAATTTTCTTTATCAATTGTTTTTAAGTGTTGTTCTAGTACAAGTGATCTTCGAATGGGCATGGGAATTCACGGGTGGATATTGAGAAGTGGAATTAATTTGGATGTCGTGTTGGATAACTCTATTCTTGACTTTTATGTGAAATGTGGGTCCTTTGATCATGCAAAAACATTATTTTCAGTGATGGTTGAGAGAGACACAGTGTCATGGAATATAATGGTTGGTGCATATATGCACCTTGGGGACATGGAGAAGTCTCTTGCTATGTTCAATAGTATGCCTTCTAAAGATGTTGCGAGTTGGAATACAATCTTAGATGGGCTAATGAGAAATGGTTACGAAAGAACTGCACTGGAGCTACTATATGAGATGGCAAACAATGGTCATGAGCTGAATAAAGTTACTTTTTCCATAGCATTGGTTTTGGTTTCGTCTTTATCCATCATGGAACTAGGGAGACAAATTCATGGCCGTGCTCTGAAGTTTGGTTTTGAGAAAGATGGGTTTGTAAGGACTTCACTTATAGATATGTATTGCAAGTGTGGGAAAATGGAGAAGGCATCAGTAATCTTCAGAAAAAGGCCTCTAGACTGTGTTGGAACACAAAACTCCAAGATCACTTTTGGTGAACCAACAGCAGAAATTGTTTCATGGAGTTCAATGGTGTCTGGATATGTTCAGAATGGTGAGTTCAAAGatgctttaaaaatgtttaTCTCTATGGTCCATGAACAAGTTGAGGTGGACAGGTTTACCATCACAAGCATTGTTTCTGCATGTGCTGATGCTGGGATTTTGGAACTTGGCCGTCAGATCCATGCATACATTCAGAAGGTTGGGTACACTTTAGATGTTTACCTAAGTTCCTCGTTAGTTTACATGTATGCTAAATGTGGAAGCTTGGATGATGCTTGGAAAATTTTCAAGCAAACTGTCCATCCTAATGTTGTATTGTGGACTGCAATGATTACTGGCAGTGCTTTACATGGTCAAGGGAGGAAAGCCATCTGGCTTTTTGAGCAAATGGTGCATGAGGGGATAAAACCAAACGAGGTTACTTTTGTAGGGGTTTTAACAGCATGCAGCCATGCCGGGCTGCTTGAAGAAGGCTCCAAATATTTCAGGTTGATGAAAGAAGTTTATGGCATCAAGCCTGGAGTTGAACACTTCACATGCATGGTTGATCTTTATGGTCGAGCTGGTCACTTGGATAAGGTAGAGGCGTTCATTCATGAAAATGCTATCTCTGACTTGAGTGGGGTTTGGAGATCATTTCTATCTTCTTGCACACTTCACAAAAATATTGAGATGGGAAAGTGGGTTTCTGAAAAACTTCTTCAGCTTGAACCATTAGAAGCTGGACCTTATGTTTTGTTATCAAATATGTGCTCTACTAATGACAGATGGGTAGAGGCAGCTAATGTGAGGAGCTTGATGAGACGGAGAATGGTTAAGAAAGTCCCTGGTCAGTCTTGGATCCAACTGAAGAATCAAGTCCACACTTTTGTCATGGGAGATAGGTCGCATCCGCAAGAAACGGATATATATTCATTCTTGGATGAGCTGactggaagattgaaggaaattgGGTACTCATCTAATGTGAACCTGGTGATGCAGGATGTAGAAGAAGAACAAAGAGAAGTGCTTCTTGGTTATCATAGTGAAAAACTTGCACTTGTTTATGGAATCATTAGCACAACTTCTGAGATGCCAATTCAGATAATGAAGAACCTCCGAATTTGTATCGACTGTCATAGTTTTGTGAAGTATACTTCTCAGCTTTTGCATAGGGAAATAATTGTGAGGGATATGCATCGATTCCACCACTTTAAGAGTGGGCACTGCACTTGTGGTGATTACTG CTGA
- the LOC122304114 gene encoding pentatricopeptide repeat-containing protein At4g21065-like isoform X1, giving the protein MRRCCLSSCFIPTRLSKRAHFLTLDCLTTNTTKFEFRRFQSFWYHSSPVHYLTAESAVGIHHAKAVKSGSFQHLNVANHFLNLSVKSQDLNYAHKLFNEISDRDVRTWTILMSGYARIGVSTMVLDLLREMRIEGVHPNQFSLSIVFKCCSSTSDLRMGMGIHGWILRSGINLDVVLDNSILDFYVKCGSFDHAKTLFSVMVERDTVSWNIMVGAYMHLGDMEKSLAMFNSMPSKDVASWNTILDGLMRNGYERTALELLYEMANNGHELNKVTFSIALVLVSSLSIMELGRQIHGRALKFGFEKDGFVRTSLIDMYCKCGKMEKASVIFRKRPLDCVGTQNSKITFGEPTAEIVSWSSMVSGYVQNGEFKDALKMFISMVHEQVEVDRFTITSIVSACADAGILELGRQIHAYIQKVGYTLDVYLSSSLVYMYAKCGSLDDAWKIFKQTVHPNVVLWTAMITGSALHGQGRKAIWLFEQMVHEGIKPNEVTFVGVLTACSHAGLLEEGSKYFRLMKEVYGIKPGVEHFTCMVDLYGRAGHLDKVEAFIHENAISDLSGVWRSFLSSCTLHKNIEMGKWVSEKLLQLEPLEAGPYVLLSNMCSTNDRWVEAANVRSLMRRRMVKKVPGQSWIQLKNQVHTFVMGDRSHPQETDIYSFLDELTGRLKEIGYSSNVNLVMQDVEEEQREVLLGYHSEKLALVYGIISTTSEMPIQIMKNLRICIDCHSFVKYTSQLLHREIIVRDMHRFHHFKSGHCTCGDYW; this is encoded by the coding sequence ATGAGACGGTGTTGTCTCAGCTCATGCTTTATCCCAACTAGACTTTCTAAACGAGCCCACTTTCTCACTCTGGATTGTTTAACCACAAACACCACCAAGTTTGAGTTTCGTCGATTCCAATCCTTTTGGTACCACTCTTCACCAGTACATTATTTAACGGCTGAGTCAGCAGTCGGCATACATCATGCTAAGGCGGTAAAGAGCGGCTCTTTCCAACATTTGAATGTGGCtaatcattttctaaatctTTCTGTGAAATCTCAAGATTTAAATTATGCACATAAGTTGTTCAACGAAATTTCTGATAGAGATGTCCGTACGTGGACAATTCTTATGTCTGGCTATGCTCGAATTGGGGTATCTACAATGGTGTTGGACCTCCTTAGAGAGATGCGAATTGAGGGTGTCCATCCAAACCAATTTTCTTTATCAATTGTTTTTAAGTGTTGTTCTAGTACAAGTGATCTTCGAATGGGCATGGGAATTCACGGGTGGATATTGAGAAGTGGAATTAATTTGGATGTCGTGTTGGATAACTCTATTCTTGACTTTTATGTGAAATGTGGGTCCTTTGATCATGCAAAAACATTATTTTCAGTGATGGTTGAGAGAGACACAGTGTCATGGAATATAATGGTTGGTGCATATATGCACCTTGGGGACATGGAGAAGTCTCTTGCTATGTTCAATAGTATGCCTTCTAAAGATGTTGCGAGTTGGAATACAATCTTAGATGGGCTAATGAGAAATGGTTACGAAAGAACTGCACTGGAGCTACTATATGAGATGGCAAACAATGGTCATGAGCTGAATAAAGTTACTTTTTCCATAGCATTGGTTTTGGTTTCGTCTTTATCCATCATGGAACTAGGGAGACAAATTCATGGCCGTGCTCTGAAGTTTGGTTTTGAGAAAGATGGGTTTGTAAGGACTTCACTTATAGATATGTATTGCAAGTGTGGGAAAATGGAGAAGGCATCAGTAATCTTCAGAAAAAGGCCTCTAGACTGTGTTGGAACACAAAACTCCAAGATCACTTTTGGTGAACCAACAGCAGAAATTGTTTCATGGAGTTCAATGGTGTCTGGATATGTTCAGAATGGTGAGTTCAAAGatgctttaaaaatgtttaTCTCTATGGTCCATGAACAAGTTGAGGTGGACAGGTTTACCATCACAAGCATTGTTTCTGCATGTGCTGATGCTGGGATTTTGGAACTTGGCCGTCAGATCCATGCATACATTCAGAAGGTTGGGTACACTTTAGATGTTTACCTAAGTTCCTCGTTAGTTTACATGTATGCTAAATGTGGAAGCTTGGATGATGCTTGGAAAATTTTCAAGCAAACTGTCCATCCTAATGTTGTATTGTGGACTGCAATGATTACTGGCAGTGCTTTACATGGTCAAGGGAGGAAAGCCATCTGGCTTTTTGAGCAAATGGTGCATGAGGGGATAAAACCAAACGAGGTTACTTTTGTAGGGGTTTTAACAGCATGCAGCCATGCCGGGCTGCTTGAAGAAGGCTCCAAATATTTCAGGTTGATGAAAGAAGTTTATGGCATCAAGCCTGGAGTTGAACACTTCACATGCATGGTTGATCTTTATGGTCGAGCTGGTCACTTGGATAAGGTAGAGGCGTTCATTCATGAAAATGCTATCTCTGACTTGAGTGGGGTTTGGAGATCATTTCTATCTTCTTGCACACTTCACAAAAATATTGAGATGGGAAAGTGGGTTTCTGAAAAACTTCTTCAGCTTGAACCATTAGAAGCTGGACCTTATGTTTTGTTATCAAATATGTGCTCTACTAATGACAGATGGGTAGAGGCAGCTAATGTGAGGAGCTTGATGAGACGGAGAATGGTTAAGAAAGTCCCTGGTCAGTCTTGGATCCAACTGAAGAATCAAGTCCACACTTTTGTCATGGGAGATAGGTCGCATCCGCAAGAAACGGATATATATTCATTCTTGGATGAGCTGactggaagattgaaggaaattgGGTACTCATCTAATGTGAACCTGGTGATGCAGGATGTAGAAGAAGAACAAAGAGAAGTGCTTCTTGGTTATCATAGTGAAAAACTTGCACTTGTTTATGGAATCATTAGCACAACTTCTGAGATGCCAATTCAGATAATGAAGAACCTCCGAATTTGTATCGACTGTCATAGTTTTGTGAAGTATACTTCTCAGCTTTTGCATAGGGAAATAATTGTGAGGGATATGCATCGATTCCACCACTTTAAGAGTGGGCACTGCACTTGTGGTGATTACTGGTGA
- the LOC122304732 gene encoding uncharacterized protein LOC122304732 has protein sequence MAYMALPLTLKGVVRGWFWSLAPKSVGRCGELARMFLTQFMTSRRRRRPTTYLLTIKQREDESLKAYLAIFNKERMTTDDKDETITLAADGFINAEDMLWALTKPKKTELEQKDRKAKASGKAKAPEKIKRGHQDRRRDEVP, from the exons ATGGCTTATATGGCCCTCCCACTAACCTTGAAGGGAGTCGTGAGGGGATGGTTCTGGTCATTGGCACCCAAGTCAGTTGGCAGATGCGGAGAGTTAGCTCGCATGTTCCTCACACAGTTCATGACCAGCAGGAGGAGGAGGCGCCCTACCACGTACCTCCTAACCATCAAACAAAGGGAGGACGAAAGTCTGAAAGCGTATTTAGCCATATTTAACAAAGAGCGCATGACAACAGATGACAAGGATGAAACAATTACCCTAGCG GCCGATGGCTTCATTAATGCCGAAGACATGCTTTGGGCCCTGACCAAGCCTAAGAAGACAGAACTAGAACAGAAAGATAGGAAGGCCAAGGCttcgggtaaagccaaggccccCGAGAAGATCAAGAGAGGACACCAAGACAGGAGGCGGGATGAGGTGCCCTGA